Proteins encoded in a region of the Fuerstiella sp. genome:
- a CDS encoding PrsW family glutamic-type intramembrane protease: MLVFFMVLVAAIVLGSIVYRYDLYNKEPWYLLLMTTGLGMLTGYGSGLIEDQLIQAWNIYDQPMEMAWLAGIVEELAKVLVVVAVAFVCRSKFDDPQDGQIYGAFAGLGAAIIESRVYLTLGTPELATVGTEFARLLLHLLLGGIGGYGIGLARFRIRGWAWKLPVSVTVAVVLHSAWDWACGLPAQLGEITMGPRYIAVGLMLTTLLLFGLMTHLGTQHAAAALKPRRLRTLFGWPFNLIFRSRPEHVSRNDDDAPTEP; the protein is encoded by the coding sequence ATGCTCGTGTTTTTCATGGTTCTCGTCGCGGCGATCGTTCTGGGATCGATCGTCTATCGCTACGACCTGTATAACAAGGAGCCATGGTACCTGCTGCTGATGACGACTGGACTGGGGATGTTGACCGGGTACGGTTCCGGCCTGATCGAAGATCAGCTGATCCAGGCATGGAACATCTACGATCAACCGATGGAAATGGCCTGGCTGGCGGGTATTGTGGAAGAACTGGCCAAGGTGCTGGTCGTCGTGGCCGTTGCCTTTGTGTGCCGGTCTAAATTCGACGATCCTCAGGACGGGCAGATTTACGGAGCCTTTGCCGGACTGGGTGCCGCGATCATCGAGTCACGTGTCTACCTCACGCTGGGAACGCCCGAACTGGCAACCGTCGGCACGGAGTTCGCCCGTCTGTTACTGCACCTGCTGCTGGGAGGCATCGGCGGTTACGGTATCGGCCTGGCTCGCTTCCGGATTCGGGGCTGGGCGTGGAAACTACCGGTCTCGGTGACGGTGGCCGTGGTACTGCATTCGGCCTGGGACTGGGCCTGCGGCCTGCCCGCACAACTGGGCGAGATCACAATGGGCCCGCGGTATATCGCCGTGGGGCTGATGCTGACCACGCTGTTGCTGTTTGGACTCATGACGCATTTGGGAACGCAACATGCCGCAGCAGCACTAAAACCGCGACGACTGCGCACGCTGTTCGGCTGGCCGTTCAACCTGATCTTCCGCAGTCGACCGGAACACGTTTCTCGGAACGACGATGACGCTCCGACTGAACCGTGA
- a CDS encoding STAS domain-containing protein, with amino-acid sequence MNDTPNADFMANGMPPSGQYALTADGAMKVYRVGETTVLGFDGKDVPSEFNAAHYRAAITDLLKENNCSTVAFDVGGVPMIPSGMLGLLVSLRKIEGLSPRVQLFNPSSDIEEVLQITKLNTMIEVHHIN; translated from the coding sequence ATGAACGATACACCTAATGCTGACTTTATGGCAAATGGCATGCCTCCTTCCGGCCAGTATGCGCTCACAGCGGACGGGGCGATGAAAGTCTACCGCGTTGGTGAGACTACGGTTCTTGGATTTGACGGAAAAGATGTCCCATCGGAGTTCAATGCTGCTCATTACCGTGCTGCAATCACGGATCTCCTGAAAGAGAATAATTGTTCAACTGTTGCATTTGACGTTGGTGGTGTGCCGATGATTCCCAGCGGAATGTTGGGCCTTTTGGTGTCACTCAGGAAGATTGAAGGTCTTTCACCAAGGGTCCAGCTGTTCAATCCGTCGTCTGACATCGAAGAGGTTCTGCAGATCACCAAGCTCAACACGATGATTGAAGTGCATCACATCAACTGA
- a CDS encoding sigma-70 family RNA polymerase sigma factor, which produces MSAEFNIQTVLRAQAGNRDAFDKLTKTFYSRVYAIVIQRLRNTAEADEVTQEVFLRAYRKMTQLKDPSAFAGWLCRIAVRLAINRAVRRPTERTCEPVTFEQLQEADTGPTANLLQREDAQQLRSGIDQLGQMDRQTLMAFYFEGQSLKDMAEVFDSPVGTIKRRLHTARHRLREMLAAMQPA; this is translated from the coding sequence ATGTCTGCGGAATTCAACATACAAACAGTGCTGCGTGCCCAGGCAGGAAACCGGGACGCCTTCGACAAACTTACCAAAACATTTTATTCCCGGGTCTACGCAATTGTCATACAGCGACTGCGAAATACGGCAGAAGCAGACGAGGTCACTCAGGAAGTCTTTTTGCGCGCCTACCGAAAGATGACTCAGCTGAAGGATCCGTCTGCATTCGCAGGCTGGCTATGCCGGATCGCTGTCAGACTGGCAATCAATCGCGCCGTCAGACGTCCGACGGAACGGACCTGTGAACCAGTGACGTTTGAACAGTTGCAGGAAGCAGACACCGGTCCCACAGCCAATCTCCTGCAGCGAGAGGATGCTCAGCAACTGCGATCGGGAATCGATCAACTCGGTCAGATGGACCGTCAGACATTGATGGCGTTCTACTTTGAAGGTCAGTCACTGAAGGACATGGCAGAAGTGTTTGACAGTCCAGTCGGAACGATCAAGAGACGGCTGCACACAGCGCGACACCGTCTGCGTGAAATGTTGGCAGCAATGCAGCCCGCCTGA
- a CDS encoding M20/M25/M40 family metallo-hydrolase, with product MNRNILTAVSLISVFGVMSSAPADSHRGAAVERVRADIEFFASDEQEGRGVATAGIDRAAGYIVDEFRNMGLTSVMPDRGWHQKFDVRIGATGVSNRTALSFQSSRGTRLRLVTGKDWQPLERGSSGSASGGLVFVGYGISSPHDNYDEYADVDVAGKIIVLIRRVPGQGDPESVFSGDSTSTHAYITTKLRLARERNAAAVLLVNDPFTAPDPESDKLADSDGFGQRGGPVPFMQIRQDVLDRLLKESPLRTSGGELLTSVRSAARYLDRTMLPVSQELRSWSVNLNVEFQGRTVEGSNLIGMVEGQGPNSHETIIVGGHYDHIGFGDYGSRARNRRGEIHNGADDNASGTAAVLELARRVAAGPAPNRRIVFICFSGEERGLLGSRHYISRPLFPLDDTVFMFNFDMIGSLRNNHMEVNGVGTGAEFLPLVQQADESTPVSVKIVSSPFGGSDHLPFYRKQIPVLFCFTGVTDRYHTPDDDVEMINMDGVVSVIELGERLLHAVDGLPVRPSYRRCRRGRTRMAVLGVRPDLSDSTGRGVGVLSVRDGSPAADASVQTGDIIVNIGEQQIDGYPGLYDFLRKAPDGRYVPLIVERNGQRVGLRVKLGTASR from the coding sequence ATGAATCGCAATATATTAACCGCAGTCAGTCTCATCAGTGTCTTCGGTGTGATGAGTTCGGCACCTGCCGACAGTCACCGGGGCGCCGCTGTGGAACGGGTACGGGCAGACATTGAGTTCTTCGCGTCCGATGAACAGGAAGGTCGAGGTGTGGCAACAGCAGGAATCGACCGCGCTGCAGGATACATAGTCGATGAATTCCGGAATATGGGGCTGACCTCAGTGATGCCGGACAGAGGTTGGCATCAGAAATTTGATGTCAGAATCGGGGCGACGGGAGTCAGTAATCGGACAGCTTTGAGTTTTCAGAGTAGCCGTGGTACGCGACTGCGACTGGTAACTGGAAAGGACTGGCAACCTTTGGAGCGCGGGAGTTCAGGCAGTGCGTCCGGCGGACTTGTCTTTGTTGGCTACGGAATCAGTTCTCCGCATGATAATTATGATGAGTACGCTGACGTTGATGTTGCCGGAAAGATTATCGTCCTGATACGTCGAGTACCGGGCCAGGGAGATCCTGAATCGGTGTTTTCCGGTGATTCAACGAGTACTCATGCCTATATCACCACGAAACTGCGGCTTGCCCGGGAACGCAATGCTGCCGCTGTTCTACTGGTCAATGATCCGTTCACCGCACCGGATCCGGAGTCCGATAAACTTGCCGACAGTGATGGTTTTGGTCAGCGTGGTGGACCTGTTCCATTCATGCAGATTCGACAGGACGTTCTGGATCGACTGCTGAAAGAAAGTCCTCTCAGAACGTCCGGCGGTGAACTACTTACGAGTGTGCGTTCCGCAGCACGATACCTCGACAGAACAATGTTGCCGGTTTCCCAGGAGCTGAGATCCTGGTCGGTGAATCTTAATGTAGAGTTTCAGGGGCGTACCGTGGAGGGATCGAATCTGATTGGCATGGTGGAGGGACAGGGGCCGAATTCCCATGAGACGATTATCGTCGGGGGACACTACGACCACATCGGATTCGGTGACTACGGATCCCGTGCACGGAACCGACGGGGGGAAATTCATAATGGAGCTGATGACAATGCCAGCGGAACGGCAGCTGTTCTCGAGTTGGCACGACGTGTCGCGGCAGGTCCAGCGCCGAATCGTCGAATTGTGTTTATTTGTTTTTCCGGTGAGGAGCGAGGTTTGCTCGGCAGCCGTCACTACATCAGTCGGCCCCTGTTTCCGCTGGACGATACTGTCTTTATGTTTAACTTCGATATGATTGGTTCTCTTCGAAACAATCACATGGAGGTTAACGGAGTCGGGACTGGTGCTGAGTTTCTTCCACTCGTACAACAGGCTGACGAATCAACTCCGGTCAGTGTGAAAATTGTTTCGAGTCCTTTCGGCGGCAGCGATCATCTTCCGTTTTATCGAAAGCAGATTCCGGTCCTGTTTTGCTTCACCGGAGTAACCGATCGGTATCATACTCCCGATGACGATGTTGAAATGATCAATATGGATGGAGTTGTCTCGGTGATTGAACTGGGAGAAAGATTGTTGCACGCGGTCGATGGACTTCCAGTCAGACCGTCTTATCGTCGGTGTAGACGTGGTCGGACTCGGATGGCCGTTTTGGGAGTCCGACCGGACCTCTCCGACAGTACCGGTCGGGGGGTTGGCGTGTTGAGTGTTCGAGATGGTTCACCCGCAGCAGATGCCTCTGTACAGACAGGAGACATCATCGTTAATATCGGGGAACAGCAAATAGACGGTTATCCCGGACTTTACGATTTTCTTCGTAAAGCACCGGACGGTCGATACGTCCCGTTAATTGTGGAACGCAATGGTCAGCGTGTTGGTTTGCGGGTGAAGCTGGGAACAGCCAGTCGATAG
- a CDS encoding NAD(P)-dependent alcohol dehydrogenase, protein MKAVRLHRFDEGLKSSNLVEIDDVPEPVVQRRDDVIVRIGGAGLCRTDLHIVKGTWNRKVNRRLPYILGHENAGWVHDVGDAVKHVKPGDPVIVHPLITDGTCAECRRGEDMYCSNGRFSGITHDGGFAEFLPTSQRAVVKLPAELEPKDVAPYADGGLTAYRAARKAAETMRPGMSVVILGFGGLGHIAAQVIRNLCAAQIIIVDTSKEALDLARECGFEICLQGGESAVENVRRRCAAGADAVIDFAGEKGTPEQCLAMLGKGGTYYVVGYGGMMRVPTLDLILDELNVVGTLVGNYTELCELMILAAREQVKLSTTTYRLDQVNEAMHDLISGQLTGRAVLVP, encoded by the coding sequence ATGAAAGCTGTGAGACTACATCGATTTGACGAAGGTCTAAAAAGCAGCAATCTTGTTGAAATTGACGACGTTCCTGAACCCGTTGTTCAGAGACGAGATGATGTGATCGTACGCATCGGTGGCGCGGGACTTTGTCGAACCGATCTGCATATCGTTAAAGGTACCTGGAACAGAAAAGTCAATCGTCGCCTTCCCTATATTCTGGGACATGAAAATGCAGGATGGGTTCATGACGTGGGTGATGCAGTGAAACACGTCAAACCGGGGGACCCTGTGATTGTACATCCGCTGATCACTGACGGGACCTGTGCTGAATGTCGTCGCGGAGAAGACATGTATTGTTCGAACGGTCGCTTTTCCGGTATCACGCACGACGGCGGGTTCGCCGAATTCCTGCCTACCAGCCAGAGAGCCGTTGTCAAACTGCCGGCAGAACTTGAGCCGAAAGACGTTGCTCCGTACGCTGACGGCGGTCTCACAGCTTACCGAGCGGCCCGTAAAGCGGCGGAAACAATGAGGCCGGGGATGAGTGTCGTCATTCTTGGGTTTGGTGGCCTGGGGCACATCGCTGCTCAGGTCATTCGAAATCTGTGTGCTGCACAGATCATTATTGTGGATACATCTAAAGAAGCACTCGATCTGGCCCGTGAATGTGGTTTCGAAATCTGTCTGCAGGGGGGTGAATCCGCTGTCGAGAACGTGAGACGGCGGTGTGCTGCAGGGGCTGATGCGGTTATTGATTTTGCCGGTGAAAAAGGGACACCGGAGCAATGTCTGGCGATGCTCGGCAAGGGCGGAACGTACTACGTTGTTGGCTACGGAGGAATGATGCGGGTTCCGACACTCGACCTGATCTTGGACGAACTCAATGTGGTTGGGACTTTAGTCGGTAACTACACCGAACTATGTGAACTGATGATTCTGGCAGCCAGAGAGCAGGTCAAATTATCCACAACCACGTACAGGCTGGACCAGGTCAATGAAGCAATGCATGACCTGATTTCGGGACAACTGACCGGTCGAGCCGTGCTGGTGCCTTAA
- a CDS encoding aspartate carbamoyltransferase catalytic subunit — MTIADADPVSIGQHLLGIEELSAEQITSILDLAEHYREKTISSAEKLNDLRGIVVANLFFEPSTRTRTSFNLAARRIGADTVDFSASGSSLSKGETFVDTALTIEAMGVDLVVCRHRSPGAPHMLARHLKAGVLNAGDGTHEHPTQALLDILTIRQRREIQGLTVALVGDIRHSRVARSNIHGLQKLGARVIVCGPATLIPRTITQMGVEVAYDLDEILPNVDCVNLLRVQFERQRGAFFPSIEEYAHLFGMTAERIRRAKDGLLVLAPGPINRGVELTPEVADGPHSLILDQVTNGLFVRMACLSMLAEERRRIRNSN; from the coding sequence ATGACAATTGCCGACGCAGATCCAGTATCCATCGGACAGCATTTGCTTGGCATTGAAGAGTTGTCTGCTGAGCAGATCACGTCGATTCTGGACCTCGCCGAACACTATCGTGAGAAAACAATCAGCAGCGCCGAGAAACTGAACGACCTGCGAGGGATTGTTGTTGCAAATCTGTTCTTTGAACCATCAACGCGTACTCGCACAAGTTTCAACCTGGCTGCACGACGCATCGGGGCAGATACTGTTGATTTTTCAGCCAGTGGCAGCAGCCTGTCTAAAGGAGAAACGTTTGTCGACACGGCGTTGACGATCGAGGCGATGGGAGTTGACCTGGTCGTTTGTCGACACCGATCTCCCGGTGCTCCCCACATGCTCGCTCGTCACCTGAAGGCCGGCGTTCTCAATGCTGGTGACGGGACCCACGAACACCCCACACAGGCCCTGCTGGACATCCTCACAATTCGACAACGCCGGGAAATCCAGGGCCTGACAGTAGCTCTGGTTGGTGATATTCGACACAGCCGAGTCGCGAGATCCAACATCCACGGGCTGCAAAAACTGGGGGCCAGGGTCATTGTCTGTGGTCCTGCGACGTTGATTCCCCGTACGATTACGCAGATGGGTGTGGAAGTTGCCTATGACCTGGATGAGATTCTTCCGAATGTCGATTGTGTCAACCTGCTGCGAGTGCAGTTTGAGCGACAGCGCGGAGCTTTTTTCCCTTCCATTGAAGAATATGCTCATCTGTTCGGAATGACTGCTGAACGCATTCGACGGGCAAAAGACGGACTTCTGGTACTGGCGCCGGGGCCAATCAATCGTGGAGTGGAACTCACTCCGGAAGTGGCAGATGGACCGCATTCACTAATTCTTGATCAGGTAACCAACGGGCTTTTCGTGCGGATGGCGTGTTTATCGATGCTGGCTGAGGAACGCCGGCGGATACGGAACAGTAATTGA
- the folP gene encoding dihydropteroate synthase, whose translation MTKQVWDCKGTVLKASRIPLLMGILNVTPDSFSDGGEHDSVAAAVRHGRRLAADGADIIDIGGESTRPGANVIDADEELRRTIPVIKRLAEQIDVPISIDTTKAVVAERAVAAGARIVNDISGLRFDGRMLDVCRDSAVGICLMHIQGTPQTMQQNPVYGDVVVEVADYLRGCIDRCVESGISPERICVDPGIGFGKTSGHNLRLLQSAGLIQQSLGRPILIGHSRKRFLSKLLGRKVDERLAGTAGVSIGLAQQGVDVLRVHDVAAIRDVLIAWRELTNPGHLKSL comes from the coding sequence GTGACGAAACAGGTTTGGGATTGTAAGGGAACGGTACTGAAGGCTTCACGGATTCCGTTATTGATGGGGATCCTGAACGTCACTCCGGATAGTTTTTCAGACGGAGGTGAACACGATTCAGTGGCCGCTGCTGTTCGCCACGGACGGCGGCTTGCTGCGGATGGAGCGGATATTATCGATATAGGCGGGGAATCAACGCGGCCTGGGGCAAACGTCATTGACGCGGATGAAGAACTGCGACGGACCATCCCGGTTATTAAACGTCTGGCAGAACAGATCGACGTGCCGATCTCCATCGATACCACCAAGGCAGTGGTCGCGGAACGGGCGGTCGCCGCGGGCGCTCGAATTGTCAATGATATCTCCGGACTGAGATTCGATGGCCGGATGCTGGATGTTTGTCGGGACAGCGCTGTGGGGATTTGTCTGATGCACATTCAGGGCACACCACAAACCATGCAGCAGAACCCTGTGTACGGTGACGTCGTTGTCGAAGTTGCTGATTATCTGCGGGGATGTATCGACCGCTGCGTTGAATCCGGTATTTCACCGGAGCGGATTTGTGTTGATCCTGGAATTGGATTCGGAAAGACTTCAGGTCACAACCTGCGACTGTTGCAGTCTGCGGGGCTGATACAGCAGTCACTTGGACGCCCGATTCTCATCGGACATTCCCGGAAACGTTTCCTGTCCAAACTCCTTGGAAGAAAGGTCGATGAGCGACTTGCCGGAACGGCAGGTGTTTCAATTGGGCTGGCCCAGCAGGGTGTGGATGTGCTGCGTGTCCATGATGTCGCGGCGATTCGGGACGTGCTGATTGCCTGGCGGGAATTGACGAATCCTGGTCATTTGAAGTCATTGTGA
- a CDS encoding alanine:cation symporter family protein — translation MSQFRMFLPMLLCVLVCAAPSHAQDSSTTLEQPVSAEAESSAADDSQSAEASAVSAADDASNSSVSEMVNARFGVVVEHMALVLFWIPVPSMPIPLIVLILLLGSIFFTVYHGWLNVRGFKHAIDVTRGRFDNPEDPGEISHFQALTSALSATVGLGNIAGVAVAIKAGGPGAVIWMMIIGLFGMTAKFHECTLAQVYRKITPDGTVHGGPMYYLEIGLQERGLPRILAKGFAIVFAVFCIGGSFGGGNMFQANQATSAVQGLLGSFGGSNLIIGCILSFLVALVVIGGIRRIGQVTEKVIPLMCGVYVLAGGVILIMNWAQLPAAVSLIFRSCVTPEAAFGGFVGVLVQGIKRAVFSNEAGVGSAAIAHAAAKTDEPVREGVVAMLGPFIDTVVICTMTALVVIVSGAYADPSAGDGVEMTRWAFANTLNWFPVILNVSVFLFAYSTMISWSYYGEKAWQYIFGQSQTAVMSYRVLFLLFIVLGAVSTLQNVIEFSDLMILSMAFPNVIGGMILAPRVKALLQDYWTRYQNGEFRTYS, via the coding sequence ATGTCTCAATTCAGAATGTTCCTGCCCATGCTGTTGTGTGTTCTGGTCTGTGCAGCACCGAGTCATGCGCAGGACAGTTCCACCACTCTCGAACAGCCGGTGTCGGCAGAGGCTGAATCGTCCGCCGCTGACGATTCGCAATCAGCCGAAGCGTCGGCGGTCAGTGCCGCAGACGATGCCTCGAACTCTTCAGTTTCCGAAATGGTTAACGCTCGATTTGGTGTCGTCGTCGAACACATGGCGTTGGTTTTGTTTTGGATTCCCGTGCCCAGTATGCCCATTCCTTTAATCGTGCTGATTTTGTTACTCGGGTCGATCTTTTTTACGGTCTATCACGGCTGGCTGAATGTCAGAGGCTTTAAACATGCCATCGATGTGACGCGGGGCAGATTCGACAATCCTGAGGATCCCGGGGAGATTTCACATTTCCAGGCCCTGACGTCTGCATTGAGTGCCACGGTTGGTCTGGGAAATATTGCCGGTGTTGCGGTTGCAATCAAAGCCGGAGGTCCAGGGGCCGTCATCTGGATGATGATCATCGGACTGTTTGGAATGACTGCCAAATTTCATGAATGCACATTGGCGCAGGTGTACCGCAAAATCACACCGGACGGCACGGTTCACGGAGGTCCCATGTACTATCTTGAGATTGGGCTTCAGGAACGTGGTCTTCCCCGGATTTTAGCCAAAGGATTTGCGATTGTTTTTGCGGTGTTCTGCATCGGTGGTTCTTTTGGTGGCGGCAACATGTTTCAGGCCAATCAGGCGACTTCAGCCGTTCAGGGTCTGCTTGGCAGCTTCGGCGGCAGTAACTTGATCATCGGTTGCATACTGTCATTCCTGGTGGCACTGGTGGTCATTGGCGGCATCAGGCGGATCGGACAGGTAACGGAGAAGGTTATTCCGTTGATGTGCGGTGTCTATGTGCTTGCGGGGGGCGTTATTCTTATCATGAACTGGGCACAGCTCCCGGCTGCAGTGAGTCTTATTTTTCGATCCTGCGTGACGCCGGAGGCGGCTTTTGGAGGATTTGTTGGTGTTCTTGTGCAGGGAATCAAACGCGCCGTGTTTTCTAATGAGGCCGGAGTTGGATCTGCCGCGATCGCTCATGCCGCAGCAAAGACGGATGAGCCGGTTCGTGAAGGTGTTGTTGCTATGCTGGGTCCATTCATTGACACCGTGGTGATCTGCACCATGACGGCTTTGGTGGTGATCGTCAGCGGGGCTTATGCTGATCCGTCTGCCGGAGACGGGGTGGAAATGACCCGTTGGGCATTTGCAAATACTCTGAACTGGTTCCCGGTGATATTGAATGTTTCCGTATTTCTTTTTGCTTACTCCACGATGATCAGCTGGTCGTACTATGGTGAAAAGGCGTGGCAATACATATTCGGGCAGTCACAGACTGCGGTGATGAGCTATCGTGTGCTCTTTTTGCTGTTCATTGTGCTGGGTGCAGTTTCAACTCTGCAGAACGTGATTGAATTTTCAGATCTGATGATCCTGTCTATGGCATTTCCCAACGTAATTGGCGGCATGATTCTGGCTCCACGGGTTAAGGCTTTACTTCAGGACTATTGGACCAGGTATCAGAACGGTGAATTCAGGACCTATTCCTGA
- a CDS encoding dihydroorotase, which produces MSGKNMQRLVITNGRIIDPANNIDRVGSLLIEDGCVLDLLDGPDVSEIDAEQIDADGLLVTPGFVDLHVGVGEPGFEEDETIASAALAAVAGGVTSIATLPSTNPVVDNRGAAEFVKQQALQVSGSRVFPMGAVTRGAKGETLAEIGQLVEADAIAFSDGKLPVANAEIMRRALEYSGMFDRPIMHNAMIPELSETGIMHEGFESTRLGLRGIPAAAQDIMTGRDIALAELTGGRVHIMTVTTMDATERIRTARRRGIQVSADVTPQHLLLDDTVMSSFDTLYKVNPPFRTQDHTSELIEGLKDGTITAISGDHQPLAIEKKAVELDVAPFGMCALETLLCCSIRALIEPGHLSWSQLLRCLTVGPAEILGVNAGRLSRGCAADVTLIDPARRITIDTAQFRSRSRNTPFNGQTFTGAVVRTLVAGKTVYERQT; this is translated from the coding sequence ATGTCTGGTAAAAATATGCAGCGACTCGTGATCACCAACGGAAGGATCATTGATCCCGCGAATAATATTGACCGTGTGGGCAGTTTACTGATTGAAGATGGCTGCGTTCTGGATTTACTTGACGGGCCGGATGTCTCGGAGATTGATGCAGAACAGATCGACGCAGACGGACTCCTGGTGACACCGGGATTTGTTGATCTGCACGTGGGCGTTGGTGAACCGGGATTCGAAGAAGATGAGACGATTGCCTCAGCCGCACTTGCGGCGGTGGCGGGCGGAGTAACCAGCATTGCAACTCTTCCGTCCACAAATCCGGTTGTGGACAATCGAGGCGCTGCGGAATTCGTTAAACAGCAGGCTCTGCAGGTCTCAGGCAGTCGTGTGTTTCCTATGGGAGCTGTCACCAGAGGAGCTAAAGGCGAAACGCTTGCGGAAATTGGGCAACTGGTGGAAGCCGATGCCATTGCTTTCAGCGATGGAAAACTGCCGGTTGCGAACGCGGAAATCATGCGCCGTGCTCTGGAATACTCAGGTATGTTCGACCGTCCGATCATGCACAATGCCATGATTCCTGAGCTGTCAGAAACGGGAATTATGCATGAAGGATTTGAATCGACACGACTCGGCCTGCGAGGAATTCCGGCTGCTGCTCAGGACATTATGACAGGGCGGGATATTGCTCTTGCCGAACTCACCGGGGGTCGTGTGCATATCATGACCGTGACCACTATGGATGCCACAGAGCGAATCCGCACGGCTCGCCGAAGAGGCATTCAGGTATCGGCTGATGTGACACCTCAACACCTTCTGCTCGACGACACTGTCATGAGCAGTTTTGACACACTCTACAAAGTTAACCCCCCGTTCCGTACACAGGACCACACCAGTGAACTCATTGAAGGCCTGAAAGACGGTACGATCACCGCGATCAGCGGGGATCATCAGCCACTGGCGATCGAAAAGAAAGCGGTTGAACTGGACGTTGCCCCCTTTGGAATGTGTGCCCTGGAGACGCTCCTGTGCTGCAGCATTCGTGCTCTGATCGAACCGGGGCATTTATCCTGGTCGCAATTGCTGCGATGTCTTACTGTGGGGCCGGCGGAAATTCTCGGGGTCAATGCAGGAAGACTCTCTCGCGGTTGTGCGGCTGACGTTACCCTGATTGATCCGGCGCGTCGAATCACGATTGATACAGCACAGTTCCGTTCCAGAAGCAGGAACACACCGTTTAACGGGCAAACATTTACCGGGGCTGTCGTGAGGACGCTGGTTGCCGGCAAGACAGTTTATGAGCGACAAACATAG
- a CDS encoding AAA family ATPase, which yields MRTIAVMNQKGGVGKTTTSVNLAAALARAGQRVCVLDLDPQGHASFHLGIEAGEGTGTLYDVFSDEATIDDVRQLVAEKLSVVPSNIDLAAVEMELAGVARREFLLKNSLQPWRDQSRFDYVIMDCPPSLGILTINALTAVAEVLIPLQPHFFALQGLSKLFETTALVNRRLNPDLRVTGVALCLYESGTRLATDVTEDLRYFLEESDDDTPWANAQIFQSRVRRNIKLAESPSFGQSIFDYAPRCPGAADYTALADEVLAMSDCDSDAADDTNEGLRVAA from the coding sequence ATGCGTACGATTGCAGTCATGAATCAAAAGGGTGGAGTTGGTAAAACCACCACGAGTGTTAATCTTGCGGCTGCGCTGGCGCGAGCCGGACAGCGTGTCTGTGTGCTGGATTTGGATCCTCAGGGACATGCGTCTTTCCATCTGGGCATTGAAGCCGGGGAAGGAACGGGCACGCTGTACGATGTGTTTTCTGATGAAGCCACTATTGACGATGTGCGACAGCTGGTTGCCGAAAAACTATCCGTGGTTCCATCGAACATTGATCTGGCAGCAGTGGAGATGGAGCTGGCCGGGGTCGCGCGGCGGGAGTTTCTGCTGAAGAACAGTCTTCAACCGTGGCGGGATCAGTCACGATTTGACTATGTCATAATGGACTGTCCTCCATCGCTGGGAATTTTGACGATCAATGCTTTGACCGCTGTGGCGGAAGTTTTGATTCCCCTGCAGCCTCATTTTTTCGCATTGCAGGGCCTTTCCAAGTTGTTTGAAACCACTGCACTTGTGAATCGCCGTCTCAATCCTGATCTTCGTGTGACGGGCGTGGCCCTGTGTTTGTATGAATCGGGCACACGTCTGGCGACTGATGTCACTGAGGATCTCAGATATTTCCTGGAAGAAAGTGACGACGACACCCCGTGGGCGAATGCTCAGATTTTTCAGTCCAGAGTGCGTCGAAACATCAAGCTTGCCGAATCACCAAGCTTTGGCCAAAGCATTTTTGACTACGCACCTCGCTGTCCTGGAGCCGCCGATTACACCGCGCTGGCAGATGAAGTTCTTGCTATGTCGGATTGCGATTCCGATGCAGCCGACGACACGAACGAAGGCCTCCGGGTCGCGGCATAG